From a single Stackebrandtia endophytica genomic region:
- a CDS encoding GAF domain-containing sensor histidine kinase — protein MTDIDDTDEVLGAVSTAVLAVTRHLSVAEVLEVIVRSARRLLGARYAALGIPDDEGGFAEFIADGVSDRQRERIGPLPRQHGMLAALLRGGETIRVPDIQADPRFGWWPKAHPVMSGFLGVPIVDGDDVVGIVFLANKISGSEFDERDERILTLFAAHAAIALANARLYERSLELSVVEERNRLARELHDVVAQQLFSLRLTARSAAALLETRPAEAARLLERVEELSGTAIDELRSVIVELRPAELDSSGLVDTVRKFVELAGRTHGVTTEFSAEGELLLSRAGEVEVLRMVQEAVHNALRHARADLVTVALRGGESIVMTVGDNGEGFDPQSGTPRGLGLLSMTERTERLGGRIDIDARPGEGTTVTVTIPCEQPTARQASIEGES, from the coding sequence GTGACCGATATCGACGACACCGACGAGGTGCTGGGCGCGGTGAGTACCGCGGTGCTGGCGGTGACCCGGCATCTGTCGGTGGCCGAGGTCCTGGAGGTCATCGTTCGATCGGCGCGCCGATTGCTGGGCGCCCGCTATGCCGCCCTGGGTATCCCCGATGACGAGGGTGGGTTCGCCGAGTTCATCGCCGACGGCGTATCGGATCGACAGCGGGAGCGGATCGGCCCGCTTCCCCGGCAGCACGGCATGTTGGCGGCGTTGCTCCGTGGCGGCGAGACCATTCGGGTCCCCGACATCCAGGCCGACCCCCGGTTCGGTTGGTGGCCCAAGGCTCATCCGGTCATGTCGGGGTTTCTCGGCGTACCGATCGTCGACGGTGACGACGTCGTCGGCATCGTGTTCCTGGCCAACAAGATCAGTGGCTCCGAGTTCGACGAACGCGACGAGCGGATCCTCACCCTGTTCGCCGCCCATGCCGCGATCGCACTGGCCAATGCCCGACTCTACGAGCGCAGCCTGGAGCTGTCGGTGGTGGAGGAACGCAATCGGCTGGCTCGCGAGCTGCACGACGTGGTCGCTCAACAGTTGTTCTCACTGCGGCTGACCGCGCGCAGCGCGGCCGCGTTGTTGGAGACCCGACCCGCCGAGGCGGCCCGGCTGTTGGAGCGGGTGGAGGAGCTGTCGGGAACGGCGATCGACGAACTGCGATCGGTGATCGTGGAACTGCGTCCGGCCGAATTGGACTCCAGTGGACTGGTCGACACGGTTCGCAAGTTCGTCGAACTGGCCGGCCGCACCCACGGGGTGACGACGGAGTTCTCCGCCGAGGGGGAGCTCCTCCTGAGCCGCGCCGGTGAGGTGGAGGTGCTGCGCATGGTCCAGGAAGCCGTTCACAATGCCCTGCGTCACGCCCGCGCCGACCTGGTCACCGTGGCGCTCCGCGGCGGGGAGAGCATCGTCATGACCGTCGGCGACAACGGTGAGGGGTTCGATCCGCAGTCCGGCACACCGCGCGGCCTGGGACTGTTGTCGATGACCGAACGTACCGAACGCCTGGGCGGGCGGATCGACATCGATGCGCGGCCCGGTGAGGGAACCACCGTGACCGTGACGATCCCCTGTGAACAGCCCACCGCCCGACAGGCCTCTATCGAAGGTGAATCGTGA
- a CDS encoding response regulator, translating to MTTETAEQDQSVSVLIADDHPVVRQGLRTFLELQPGLRIVGEAADGDETLQHIEKLHPDVVLLDLHMPGRSGQEVLAVLAERGDPARVIVLTSVTDSREVAPAIQAGAAGFLYKDVDPDSLARAIRSVHEGQVLFAPGAVAAMAAGPAPQLSQLTDRERQVLSLVAAGLSNRQISTRLTVAEKTVKTHLSSIFRKLGVTDRTQAALYAVRHGL from the coding sequence GTGACGACCGAGACAGCCGAACAGGATCAGTCGGTATCGGTGTTGATCGCCGACGATCATCCGGTGGTGCGGCAGGGGTTGCGCACGTTCCTGGAGCTGCAACCCGGCCTACGGATCGTCGGCGAAGCCGCCGACGGAGACGAGACCCTGCAACACATCGAGAAGCTTCACCCCGACGTCGTGCTGCTGGACCTGCACATGCCGGGCCGGTCGGGTCAGGAGGTGTTGGCCGTCCTGGCCGAACGCGGTGATCCCGCTCGGGTGATCGTGCTGACCTCGGTCACCGATTCACGCGAGGTGGCGCCGGCGATACAGGCCGGTGCCGCCGGGTTCCTCTACAAGGACGTCGATCCTGATTCTCTGGCTCGGGCGATTCGGTCGGTCCATGAGGGACAGGTCCTGTTCGCGCCGGGTGCGGTGGCGGCCATGGCGGCGGGTCCGGCACCGCAACTGTCCCAGCTGACCGATCGGGAACGACAGGTGCTGTCGCTGGTTGCGGCGGGTCTGTCGAACCGGCAGATCTCGACCCGTCTGACGGTGGCCGAGAAGACCGTCAAAACCCACCTGTCGAGCATCTTCCGCAAACTCGGGGTCACCGACCGCACCCAGGCGGCCCTGTACGCGGTACGACATGGTCTCTAG
- a CDS encoding NAD(P)/FAD-dependent oxidoreductase has translation MTSERYGIDLLVIGAGVIGAAVAHHAAATGMRVTVVDRQGVAGGSTGAGEGNLLVSDKTPGPELDLAILSSRLWSDLAAEVGGFEYETKGGLVVTSRADTVDGLRDLVAGQRRSGVTATEVDDVAQLEPHLRDGIRAAVHYPQDAQVMPALAAARLLDHPNIAVHTGVTVTGAVTSHRGRMVGVVTSQGQYSCGNVVVAAGAATGQLSTVLGAPIPITPRRGVVLVTAAMPPLVRHKVYTADYLADVASDDDALQTSPVVEGTPAGPILIGASRERVGFERSRTQPVWRRLAAGAVDLFPVLREVPVIRAYSGFRPFSPDHLPVIGPDDRLPGLWHASGHEGAGVGLAAGTGRVLTQAILGELTDVDLAAFSPARFEEAR, from the coding sequence GTGACTTCGGAACGTTACGGCATCGATCTGTTGGTGATCGGTGCAGGCGTGATCGGTGCGGCGGTGGCGCACCACGCCGCTGCCACCGGAATGCGGGTCACCGTGGTGGACCGACAGGGTGTCGCCGGCGGTAGCACCGGTGCGGGCGAAGGCAACCTTCTGGTGTCGGACAAGACTCCCGGGCCCGAACTGGACCTGGCGATCCTGTCGTCCCGACTGTGGTCGGACCTGGCCGCCGAGGTGGGCGGCTTCGAATACGAGACCAAGGGTGGACTGGTCGTGACCAGCCGCGCCGACACGGTCGATGGATTGCGCGACCTGGTCGCCGGGCAACGCCGCAGCGGCGTGACCGCCACCGAGGTCGACGACGTCGCGCAACTCGAACCCCACCTGCGCGACGGCATCCGGGCGGCGGTCCACTATCCGCAGGACGCCCAGGTCATGCCGGCGCTCGCCGCGGCTCGTCTGCTCGACCACCCCAACATAGCCGTCCACACCGGAGTGACGGTCACCGGTGCCGTGACCTCGCACCGCGGCCGAATGGTCGGGGTGGTCACCTCGCAGGGGCAGTACTCCTGCGGCAATGTGGTCGTCGCCGCCGGTGCCGCCACCGGGCAGTTGTCCACCGTGTTGGGCGCCCCGATCCCGATCACCCCGCGCCGGGGCGTCGTGCTGGTCACCGCGGCGATGCCGCCGCTGGTTCGCCACAAGGTGTACACCGCCGACTATCTCGCCGATGTCGCCAGTGACGACGACGCCCTTCAGACCTCTCCGGTAGTGGAGGGCACCCCGGCCGGTCCTATCCTCATCGGGGCCAGCCGGGAACGCGTCGGCTTCGAACGCTCCCGCACCCAGCCGGTGTGGCGTCGGTTGGCCGCCGGTGCCGTCGATCTGTTCCCGGTGCTGCGGGAGGTGCCGGTGATCCGCGCCTACAGCGGGTTTCGGCCGTTCAGTCCGGATCACCTGCCCGTGATCGGTCCCGACGACCGGCTTCCCGGACTGTGGCACGCCAGTGGCCACGAGGGCGCCGGTGTCGGATTGGCCGCCGGCACCGGGCGGGTGTTGACCCAGGCGATTCTAGGGGAACTGACCGATGTGGACCTGGCGGCGTTCTCCCCGGCGCGATTCGAGGAGGCACGATGA
- a CDS encoding (2Fe-2S)-binding protein, translating into MSDFEISVDGSEIPVEPGQSLAAAMTAADITTFRRTRVASRPRGMFCGIGVCFECLVTVNGVPNVRACLEPAWPGDRVSTGEVTDV; encoded by the coding sequence ATGAGTGATTTCGAGATCTCCGTCGACGGCAGCGAGATACCGGTCGAACCGGGACAGTCGTTGGCTGCTGCGATGACGGCCGCCGACATCACCACGTTCCGTCGTACCCGTGTCGCATCCCGACCGCGTGGCATGTTCTGCGGTATCGGGGTGTGTTTCGAATGCCTGGTCACCGTCAACGGCGTGCCGAACGTGCGGGCGTGTCTGGAACCGGCGTGGCCGGGTGACCGGGTGTCCACTGGAGAGGTGACCGATGTATGA
- a CDS encoding FAD-dependent oxidoreductase, giving the protein MYDLIVIGAGPAGLGAAEVAGADGRVAVVDMNVRPGGQYWRHSAADASRGRGRIGRRQRMLSGVDYYPRHRVWNIERGDRFRVHTLSGQRDPESVVLEGRAVLLATGAYDRTLPFPGGDLPGVMTAGGVQSLWKGDGVIPRGRIVLAGTGPFLLPVATGIAGGGGDVVGVWEANRLGRDAVVLAGNLAKAGEAVGYAARMARRRVPYRTGATVVAAHGRDRLESVTVAQVTANWRVVPGTRRRIGCDVLAVGYGFMPQLELAESLGCRLVPGVDGWPVVAVSATQRTSVPGVYAAGESTGVGGAVLAEYEGRLAGHAVVGSRPSARLLAARGNAQRFADRLARAFPVRDGWRGWATDDTVVCRCEEVDHAAITRAVAAGGVDPRTAKLLSRAGMGWCQGRVCGYALTCLTNDDRSALPVSRSIGQPVGLGILAGEGEKGD; this is encoded by the coding sequence ATGTATGACCTGATCGTGATCGGCGCCGGGCCGGCGGGGCTGGGCGCGGCTGAGGTGGCCGGCGCCGACGGCCGGGTGGCCGTTGTGGACATGAACGTTCGGCCCGGCGGCCAGTATTGGCGCCACTCGGCGGCGGACGCGTCCCGGGGACGCGGCAGGATCGGTCGTCGGCAACGAATGTTGTCCGGTGTGGACTATTATCCGCGGCACCGGGTATGGAACATCGAACGCGGCGACCGGTTTCGCGTTCACACCCTGTCGGGGCAACGTGATCCCGAATCGGTCGTCTTGGAGGGACGCGCGGTCCTCCTGGCGACGGGCGCCTACGACAGGACGCTGCCGTTTCCCGGTGGGGATCTGCCCGGAGTGATGACCGCCGGGGGTGTCCAATCACTGTGGAAGGGTGACGGCGTCATTCCCCGCGGCCGGATCGTGCTGGCCGGCACCGGTCCGTTCCTGCTGCCGGTGGCCACCGGCATCGCCGGGGGCGGCGGTGACGTGGTCGGAGTGTGGGAGGCCAACCGGCTGGGCCGGGACGCGGTGGTATTGGCGGGGAACCTCGCCAAAGCCGGGGAGGCCGTCGGGTACGCGGCGCGAATGGCGCGACGTCGGGTGCCCTATCGCACTGGCGCGACCGTCGTGGCCGCCCATGGTCGTGACCGACTCGAGTCGGTGACCGTCGCGCAGGTCACGGCCAATTGGCGAGTGGTTCCGGGAACCAGACGACGCATCGGGTGCGACGTGCTCGCGGTGGGATACGGATTCATGCCACAGCTGGAGTTGGCGGAGTCTCTGGGGTGCCGTCTGGTGCCCGGTGTGGACGGTTGGCCGGTGGTGGCGGTCTCGGCGACGCAGCGAACCTCGGTCCCCGGGGTCTACGCCGCGGGTGAATCGACCGGAGTGGGGGGAGCTGTGTTGGCCGAGTACGAGGGACGGCTCGCGGGCCACGCGGTGGTCGGGTCCCGACCGTCGGCGCGGCTGCTGGCCGCTCGCGGCAATGCGCAACGGTTCGCCGACAGGTTGGCCCGGGCGTTCCCGGTACGGGACGGGTGGCGCGGTTGGGCGACCGACGACACGGTGGTGTGCCGGTGCGAGGAGGTCGATCACGCGGCGATTACCCGTGCCGTGGCGGCCGGGGGAGTGGACCCACGTACCGCGAAGTTGCTGTCGCGGGCCGGCATGGGGTGGTGCCAGGGGCGAGTGTGCGGTTACGCGTTGACGTGTCTGACCAATGACGACAGGTCGGCACTTCCGGTATCGCGTTCGATTGGTCAACCGGTAGGACTTGGGATCCTCGCCGGGGAAGGAGAAAAAGGTGACTGA